The following DNA comes from Patescibacteria group bacterium.
CAAAAGGATTGCCAGCAGGGAAGAAACTTGTTACGTACTACCACATGGACACTGTAGCAAGCGGCTGGCGTCGGTTAGTTTTTAACTGGTATCACCGGTGTTTGCCTGGCTTACTGCAGCACTCAACGGCCGTACTCGTCAGCAGTCGAGACTATGCTGAACATTCTCGGATTGCGTCGTTTTTACCGAGCCTAAAAGATAGACTGCGGGTTATACCGTTGTCGGTAGACGCAAGCCGGTTTATCCCAACTGCCAAGCCAGCGGATTTACTGGAGCGTTATCAGGTACTGCCAGAGACGCCAGTGGCACTCTTTGTTGGCGGACTTGATAGCGCGCATTATTTTAAAGGTGTGCCGAAACTACTCCATGCCTGGCAGCGTGTTGTCCATGATTTGCCTGTTGCCCGACTACTCATTATTGGTGAAGGTGACCGACGTAAAAGCTACGAGCACCAGGCAAAAAAATTGGGAATATTTAAAAGCGTTAGTTTTCTCGGCGCCGTTTCGCCGAGTGAGTTGCCGAGTCACTTCTCAGTGGCCGATGTTATTGTTTCGCCGTCGGTAGACCGCTCAGAAGCGTTTGGGCTCGTCCTGCTAGAAGCCATGGCGAGCGGCAGGGCGACCATCGCCAGTGATTTACCCGGCGTGCGTAGTGTGGTGGTGGACGGCGAAACAGGGCATCTAGTTCCTCCAAATGATGATGGTGCATTAGCCACGGCACTCCTTGATTTGTTAAGCCGAGAGGCGGTGTGTCAGCGGTATGGTGAACGTGGTCGTGAGCGGGTTGTGGCTAACTACTCGGAGAAGGTGGTGGGGGATGCGCTAGCAGAACTTTTGCAACTCATCGCATGAGGGTACTTATTGTTTCTCCGGCCTACACAAGCAGCAGACGAGGTGGGGCTGAGGTTGTGGCAGCACGTACGGCGGCAGGCTTTCATGCGCTCGGTTGGGAAGTGACCATACTCGCGGCAGGTGAGGGCAAGGAAACGGTTCGGGAAGGAGTTCTGTGTCGACTGCAACCTTGGAATTTTTGTGAT
Coding sequences within:
- a CDS encoding glycosyltransferase family 4 protein, yielding MKNIGIIVSTFPPYAGGMGNVAAAQAKALSERGFAVTVYVPMAPGFTTDVTADFSPAVSVVPVPATIRFGNAAWVPNIQTYVANEDIVLLHYPFFGVAHAFAKGLPAGKKLVTYYHMDTVASGWRRLVFNWYHRCLPGLLQHSTAVLVSSRDYAEHSRIASFLPSLKDRLRVIPLSVDASRFIPTAKPADLLERYQVLPETPVALFVGGLDSAHYFKGVPKLLHAWQRVVHDLPVARLLIIGEGDRRKSYEHQAKKLGIFKSVSFLGAVSPSELPSHFSVADVIVSPSVDRSEAFGLVLLEAMASGRATIASDLPGVRSVVVDGETGHLVPPNDDGALATALLDLLSREAVCQRYGERGRERVVANYSEKVVGDALAELLQLIA